The Budorcas taxicolor isolate Tak-1 chromosome 2, Takin1.1, whole genome shotgun sequence genome window below encodes:
- the LOC128043281 gene encoding LOW QUALITY PROTEIN: nucleolin-like (The sequence of the model RefSeq protein was modified relative to this genomic sequence to represent the inferred CDS: substituted 3 bases at 3 genomic stop codons), whose product MVKLAKAGKNQGDSKKMAPPPKEAEEDSEDEELSEDEDDESSGEEVVIPQKKGKKATTTPAKKTVVSPTKKVAVATPAKKAVVTPGKKAAAMPAKKTVPPAKAVVTPGGKGATPGKALVATSGQKGAATPGKGAKNGGNAKKGDRDEEDDDDREEGDDDDEEEEEPAARKAAAAFGAAPAADDEDDEDDDDDDEEEEEDEEEEDDEDDSEEEPMEIVPAKGKKAPVKDAPVKAKSTAEDEEEEEEDEEEEEEDDDDEEEDDEAEEEEEEEEEEEEEEEEPVKQAPGKQKKEMAKQKAAPEAKKQKVEGTEPTTSFNLFVGNLNFNKSAPELKTGISDLFAKNDLAVVDVRIGVSGKFGYVDFESAEDLEKALELTGLKVFGNEIKLEKPKGKDSKKDRDARTLLAKNLPYKVTQDELKEVFEDAVEIRLVSKDGKSKGIAYIEFKTEADAEKTLEEKQGTEIDGXSISLYYTGEKGQSQDHRSGKNSTCSGESKTLVLSNLSXSATEETLQEVFEKATYIKVPQNQNGKSKGYAFIEFASFEDAKEALNSCNKRDIEGRAVRLELQGPRRSPNARSQPAKTLFVKGLSEDTTEETLKESFDGSIQARIVTDRETGSSKGFGFVDFNSEEDAKAAKEAMEDGEINGNKVTLDWAKPKGEGGFGGRGGGRGGFGGRGGGRGGRGGFGGRGRGGFGGXGGFRGGRGGGGDHKPQGKKTKFE is encoded by the coding sequence ATGGTAAAGCTCGCAAAGGCCGGCAAAAATCAAGGTGACTCCAAGAAAATGGCTCCTCCCCCAAAGGAGGCAGAAGAAGATAGTGAAGACGAGGAATTGTCAGAAGATGAAGACGATGAGAGCAGTGGAGAAGAGGTTGTTATCCCTCAGAAAAAAGGCAAGAAGGCTACCACAACTCCAGCAAAGAAGACGGTGGTTTCCCCAACGAAAAAGGTTGCAGTTGCCACACCAGCAAAGAAAGCAGTCGTCACCCCTGGCAAAAAGGCAGCAGCTATGCCAGCCAAGAAGACAgttccacctgccaaagcagtgGTAACACCTGGCGGAAAGGGAGCCACCCCAGGCAAAGCACTGGTAGCAACCTCTGGTCAGAAGGGAGCAGccaccccaggcaagggagcaaAGAACGGCGGGAATGCCAAGaagggagacagggatgaagaagATGACGATGACAGGGAAGAGGGAGACGATgatgatgaagaggaggaggagccagCAGCGAGGAAGGCAGCTGCTGCTTTTGGTGCTGCTCCTGCCGCAGATGATGAGGATGACGAGGATGACGATGACgatgatgaggaggaggaggaggatgaggaggaggaggacgacgAAGATGACTCTGAAGAAGAACCTATGGAGATTGTACCAGCGAAAGGAAAGAAAGCTCCAGTAAAAGATGCTCCTGTGAAAGCTAAGAGCACTGCTgaagatgaagaggaggaggaggaggatgaagaggaggaggaagaggatgacGATGATGAGGAGGAGGACGATGAGgcggaagaagaggaggaggaggaggaagaagaggaggaagaggaagaagagcccGTCAAACAAGCACctggaaaacaaaagaaggaaatggccaaacAAAAAGCAGCTCCTGAAGCCAAGAAACAAAAAGTGGAAGGCACAGAACCAACTACGTCTTTCAATCTCTTTGTTGGAAACCTGAACTTCAATAAATCTGCTCCTGAATTGAAAACGGGTATCAGTGATCTTTTTGCTAAAAACGATCTTGCTGTTGTCGATGTCAGAATTGGTGTGTCTGGGAAGTTTGGCTACGTGGATTTTGAATCTGCTGAAGACCTGGAAAAAGCCTTGGAACTCACTGGTTTAAAAGTCTTTGGCaatgaaattaaactagaaaaaccaaagggaaaagaCAGTAAGAAAGATCGAGATGCAAGAACACTTTTGGCTAAAAATCTGCCTTACAAAGTTACTCAGGATGAATTAAAAGAAGTGTTTGAAGATGCTGTGGAGATCAGATTAGTCAGCAAGGATGGAAAGAGTAAAGGGATTGCTTATATTGAATTTAAGACAGAAGCTGATGCAGAAaaaaccttggaagaaaagcagggaACAGAAATAGATGGGTGATCCATTTCTCTGTACTACACCGGAGAGAAAGGCCAAAGTCAAGACCATAGAAGTGGAAAGAATAGCACTTGCAGTGGTGAATCAAAAACCCTGGTTTTAAGCAACCTCTCCTAGAGTGCAACAGAAGAAACACTTCAGGAAGTATTTGAGAAGGCAACTTATATCAAGGTGCCCCAGAACCAAAATGGCAAATCTAAAGGGTATGCATTTATAGAATTTGCTTCATTTGAAGATGCTAAAGAAGCTTTAAATTCATGTAATAAAAGGGACATTGAGGGCAGAGCCGTCAGACTGGAGTTGCAAGGACCCAGGAGATCACCTAATGCAAGAAGCCAGCCAGCCAAGACTCTCTTTGTCAAAGGTCTCTCTGAGGATACCACAGAAGAGACGCTAAAGGAGTCCTTTGATGGCTCTATTCAAGCAAGGATAGTCACTGACCGGGAGACTGGGTCCTCCAAAGGGTTTGGTTTTGTAGACTTTAACAGCGAGGAAGATGCCAAAGCTGCCAAGGAGGCCATGGAAGATGGTGAAATCAATGGAAACAAAGTCACTTTGGACTGGGCCAAACCTAAGGGTGAAGGTGGCTTTGGTGGccgaggaggaggcagaggtggcTTTGGAGGCCGAGGTGGTGGCAGAGGTGGCCGAGGTGGCTTTGGTGGCAGAGGCCGGGGAGGCTTTGGAGGGTGAGGAGGCTTccgaggaggcagaggaggaggaggagaccacAAGCCACAAGGAAAGAAGACGAAGTTTGAATAG